A window from Primulina huaijiensis isolate GDHJ02 chromosome 11, ASM1229523v2, whole genome shotgun sequence encodes these proteins:
- the LOC140988744 gene encoding external alternative NAD(P)H-ubiquinone oxidoreductase B2, mitochondrial-like, which translates to MQKMTVFQKFSRTFRENSSLAKMLIVFTVSGGGLVAYSDANPGNGGNIVNSAENDSKKKRVVVLGTGWAGTSFLKYLKDPSYDVQVISPRNYFAFTPLLPSVTCGTVEPRSIVEPIRNIVRKKNVDVHYWEAECFKIDAENKKVYCRSSLSSNQNETEEIVVDYDYLVISIGARVNTFNIPGVAENCHFLKEIEDAQKIRRTIVDCFERASLPNLSDEERKKILHFVVVGGGPTGVEFAAELHDYVTEDLVKLYPKLKDAVQITLLEATDHILNMFDKRITAFAEEKFQRDGINLKTGAMVVNVSDKEITTKEVKNGGSVATIPYGMVVWSTGIGTRPVIMDFMKQIGQTNRRALATDEWLRVEGCDNIYALGDCATINQRKVMEDIWAIFHKADTDNSGTLTVKEFHEVLNDVCERYPQVGLYLKSKQMHTLVDLLKDSKGDAVKESVEINLEELKLAFSQVDSQMKNLPATAQVAAQQGSYLSDCFNRMEKCEKSPEGPIRFRGEGRHRFRPFRYKHFGQFAPLGGEQTAAQLPGDWVSIGHSTQWLWYSVYASKLVSWRTRALVISDWGRRFIFGRDSSCI; encoded by the exons ATGCAGAAAATGACGGTGTTTCAGAAATTTTCTAGAACTTTCCGTGAAAATTCTTCGCTGGCTAAGATGTTGATTGTTTTCACCGTCAG TGGTGGGGGCCTTGTGGCATATTCTGATGCTAATCCAGGGAATGGAGGGAATATTGTCAACTCAGCTGAGAATGATAGCAAGAAAAAGAGAGTGGTAGTTCTTGGAACTGGGTGGGCTGGAACAAGTTTTTTGAAGTACCTTAAAGACCCCTCGTATGATGTTCAGGTGATATCCCCGCGTAACTATTTTGCATTCACCCCATTGCTACCTAGCGTTACATGTGGCACTGTGGAACCTCGCAGCATTGTTGAACCAATTCGCAACATTGTGAGAAAG AAAAATGTAGATGTTCATTATTGGGAAGCAGAGTGCTTCAAGATTGATgcagaaaataagaaagttTATTGTCGATCTAGTTTGTCTAGCAATCAAAACGAGACTGAAGAAATTGTTGTGGACTATGACTACCTTGTGATTTCCATCGGAGCCCGTGTGAATACGTTCAACATCCCTGGTGTGGCCGAAAATTGCCACTTTTTAAAG GAAATAGAAGATGCTCAAAAGATTCGTAGGACCATTGTTGATTGCTTTGAAAGGGCTAGTTTGCCTAATCTAAGTGATGAAGAACGAAAGAAAATTCTTCATTTTGTTGTTGTTGGTGGAGGTCCAACAGGTGTGGAGTTTGCAGCAGAGCTTCATGATTACGTCACTGAAGATCTAGTGAAACTATATCCGAAGCTTAAAGATGCAGTTCAGATAACACTTCTTGAAGCTACagatcatattttaaacat GTTTGACAAAAGAATTACGGCTTTTGCTGAGGAAAAATTTCAGAGAGATGGTATCAATTTGAAAACTGGGGCAATGGTTGTAAATGTATCAGATAAAGAAATTACCACTAAAGAAGTTAAGAATGGTGGGTCAGTAGCCACTATACCTTATGGCATGGTTGTCTGGTCAACTGGTATTGGAACCCGCCCTGTTATCATGGATTTTATGAAGCAAATTGGTCAG ACTAACAGACGCGCACTAGCAACTGATGAGTGGCTAAGAGTAGAAGGATGTGACAACATATATGCTCTTGGAGATTGTGCCACAATCAATCAGCGCAAAGTCATG GAAGATATCTGGGCTATATTCCATAAAGCGGATACAGACAACTCTGGCACACTGACGGTTAAGGAATTCCATGAAGTCCTTAACGATGTATGTGAAAGATACCCTCAAGTAGGACTCTATTTGAAAAGCAAACAAATGCATACTTTggttgatctgctgaaagattCAAAAGGGGACGCCGTTAAGGAATCAGTTGAAATAAACCTTGAAGAGTTAAAGTTAGCATTTTCTCAGGTGGATTCTCAAATGAAGAATCTTCCAGCAACTGCTCAG GTTGCGGCACAGCAGGGTTCCTATCTTTCTGATTGCTTCAACCGCATGGAGAAGTGTGAGAAAAGTCCTGAAGGTCCGATTCGCTTCAGGGGTGAAGGACGGCACCGTTTCCGCCCCTTCAG GTACAAGCATTTTGGACAATTTGCTCCTTTGGGAGGGGAGCAGACTGCGGCCCAGCTTCCTGGAGATTGGGTTTCAATTGGTCACAGTACTCAATGGCTATGGTATTCTGTTTATGCAAG CAAACTAGTCAGTTGGCGAACTAGAGCCTTGGTCATATCAGACTGGGGAAGGCGTTTCATTTTTGGACGAGACTCGAGCTGCATTTAA
- the LOC140988560 gene encoding F-box protein At1g61340-like, which translates to MALAVKCGSNMERASEGYGMGLVRSSSFGRKRVALSEICTEFRDDDDCSSIPKRQCFQDSFLSTDKSALENLPQEILIRILCGVEHDDLKRLFFVSNAIREATLIAKESHFAYSTPRKTVGFRNMGTSEDFNEVEAPNAPKQSRVPRFRLSKKKLEDISVALFPSSGHGDGFAQRELFMGIELAM; encoded by the exons ATGGCGTTAGCGGTGAAATGCGGTTCAAATATGGAAAGGGCGAGTGAAGGTTATGGAATGGGGCTGGTGAGAAGTTCTTCGTTTGGGAGAAAAAGGGTCGCTTTATCAGAAATTTGTACAGAATTTAGAGATGACGATGATTGTTCTTCCATTCCGAAGAGACAATGCTTTCAAGATTCATTTCTCTCTACGGATAAATCTGCACTTGAAAACTTGCCTCAGGAAATTTTG ATTAGGATTCTATGTGGTGTGGAGCACGATGATTTGAAGAGGCTGTTTTTCGTGTCAAATGCCATCAGAGAAGCG ACATTGATAGCAAAGGAGTCACATTTTGCCTACTCTACACCCAGAAAAACGGTTGGATTCCGAAACATGGGAACTTCCGAGGATTTCAACGAGGTTGAAGCCCCAAATGCTCCAAAGCAGTCGAGGGTTCCACGTTTTAGATTAAGCAAGAAGAAACTTGAAGATATTTCAGTTGCCCTGTTTCCTTCTTCTGGTCATGGAGATGGATTTGCTCAGAGAGAACTATTTATGGGAATCGAACTGGCAATGTGA
- the LOC140988751 gene encoding uncharacterized protein has protein sequence MEDWEDESVPNLLKKEQLKNNWDDEDLEDDDVKDSWEDDDKPDVAPKAEPTPEKVPKKAAAKLDEKKGKVVETAKESLDPIEEKFRQQRLVEEADYKSTAELFAKKGDEKTLVNFIPKSESDFSEYAELISHTLRPYEKSYHYIGLLKAVMRLSMTSLKGADAKEVASSVTAIANEKIKAEKEANAGKKKTTGKKKQLHVGKTDDEVVVDGYDEYDDYDFM, from the exons ATGGAGGACTGGG AAGATGAGAGTGTTCCAAATCTTCTCAAAAAGGAGCAGCTGAAGAATAACTGGGATGATGAagatttggaagatgatgacgtGAAGGACTCTTGGGAAGATGATGATAAGCCTGATGTG GCACCTAAAGCTGAGCCTACTCCTGAAAAGGTTCCTAAGAAGGCTGCGGCGAAGTTGGATGAAAAGAAAGGGAAAGTCGTTGAAACCGCAAAGGAATCCTTAGATCCTATAGAAGAAAAATTTCGCCAGCAGAG ACTTGTTGAAGAAGCTGATTACAAGTCCACAGCAGAGTTATTTGCCAAAAAGGGTGATGAGAAAACACTTGTGAACTTTATCCCCAAGAGCGAAAGTGACTTCTCAGAATATGCAGAACTGATCTCTCATACACTTCGTCCATATGAG AAAAGTTATCATTATATCGGATTGCTTAAAGCTGTGATGAGATTGTCGATGACATCTTTGAAAGGCGCAGATGCCAAGGAAGTTGCGTCTTCGGTTACAGCAATTgcaaatgaaaaaattaaagcaGAAAAAGAAGCTAATGCCGGCAAAAAGAAGACGA CTGGGAAGAAGAAACAGCTGCATGTTGGCAAAACAGATGATGAGGTGGTCGTTGATGGTTATGATGAGTACGATGACTACGATTTTATGTGA
- the LOC140988750 gene encoding anaphase-promoting complex subunit 4, with amino-acid sequence MESVESHGAVPFQLQFDKPIASQIKIAEWNPEKDLLALVTEDSKLLLHRFNWQRLWITSTGKCITSICWRPDGKAIAVGLEDGAVSIHDVENGKLLRSMKFHSVSVVCLSWEEDRKKVAEGNHNVLTYEDRTARFFPHAPRSPHIPGLVPGDSGFMDESEDSFRELFDSSHQQFSILCSGDKDGNICFSIFGIFLVGRINIHNLAFHSPLVGIGNDITYQLLNASICKVSLSNDLCRIIILCSGVLMGTGREARGIQMSQSELPGFHCLVLDSAIFSERKNELHQVAQQASNVEHLIEVIRTSLSVMTKQWSDAMHTYREKFNGLSSLIIDNGLDSTPQEEFLSLLGGARTSPAVHQFLVNSLGEMGLKRVAKVVSGAGKEVQMVVLDHLQPAADIIGFRIGELRGLSKWRARYQGIGLDENLIDNAMEKAGMLLVQVERFVRVLSSVVQQFSNFFSWLLKSVKILMSEPSDQLLPFSSELIIIFLKFLYDRDPVGQLLEFDHNIEVDLERQLRVRELALFGGFFDSEYLNRTLASEFQQMEYCFKEALEMPLATVSKRILCKDMLPLFPIESSTSLKSCIPASVSYFQENAHVVMNHRTVQSLTDYTSFIIPDGTIPNIKNCIGICRGIMHDLDNIKDLHHTSLEAALLRAPDGYDCADISLYREAQLVFLLNEVTSTSESSGNAHMMIIPSAVLPFVRISRSSSLKSWTFQELQDSVIDLQLENEKVREIPHSVVAPLAVSASRGVACVFAEKKRALVYILEEDEDEATDTE; translated from the exons ATGGAGAGCGTCGAATCGCATGGCGCGGTTCCGTTTCAGCTACAATTCGACAAACCCATAGCTTCTCAG ATTAAGATTGCAGAATGGAATCCAGAAAAGGATTTGTTGGCATTGGTCACGGAAGACTCGAAGCTTCTTCTTCATCGCTTTAATTGGCAGAGGCTTTGGATCACCTCCACCG GGAAATGCATAACATCCATATGCTGGCGTCCAGATGGCAAAGCAATTGCAGTGGGACTCGAGGATGGAGCTGTTTCAATTCACGATGTGGAA AATGGCAAACTTCTGAGAAGTATGAAGTTCCACAGTGTTTCTGTCGTCTGCCTCAGCTGGGAGGAAGATAGGAAAAAGGTTGCG GAGGGAAATCATAATGTTTTGACTTATGAGGACAGGACTGCTCGGTTTTTTCCTCATGCTCCAAGATCTCCTCATATACCTGGTCTTGTACCTGGAGATAGTGGCTTCATGGATGAAAGTGAGGATTCATTCCGGGAACTGTTTGATTCTTCACATCAACAATTTAGCATCTTATGCAGTGGGGATAAAGATGGCAATATCTGCTTTAGTATTTTTGGCATTTTCCTTGTAGGAAGAATT AACATACACAATCTTGCTTTTCACAGTCCTTTGGTGGGAATTGGGAACGACATTACGTACCAACTGTTGAATGCTTCTATTTGTAAG GTGTCATTATCCAATGATCTTTGTCGTATTATCATCTTGTGCTCAGGTGTACTTATGGGAACTGGCAGAGAAGCAAGAGGCATTCAAATGTCTCAAAGTGAGCTACCTGGTTTTCATTGCTTAGTCCTTGACAGTGCAATTTTTTCTGAAAG GAAAAATGAGCTCCACCAGGTGGCTCAGCAAGCTTCTAATGTGGAGCATCTTATTGAAGTCATCCGAACATCACTTTCCGTCATGACTAAGCAGTGGTCTGATGCTATGCACACTTATCGTGAAAAATTCAATGGTCTATCATCCTTGATTATTGACAATG GACTTGACTCCACTCCTCAAGAAGAGTTTCTAAGCTTGCTAGGTGGTGCAAGGACAAGTCCAGCGGTTCATCAATTTTTAGTTAATTCCCTTGGTGAAATG GGGCTCAAACGGGTTGCGAAGGTAGTTTCTGGTGCTGGGAAAGAGGTTCAAATGGTCGTGCTTGATCATCTACAG CCTGCTGCAGATATTATTGGGTTTCGAATAGGAGAATTAAGAGGGTTATCAAAATGGCGTGCACGTTATCAAGGAATTGGCTTAGATGAGAACTTAATTGATAATGCAATGGAGAAGGCTGGAATGTTGCTTGTACAAGTTGAGAGGTTCGTAAGAGTTCTATCATCTGTAGTGCAGCAG ttttcaaattttttcagTTGGCTTCTGAAGTCTGTAAAGATTTTAATGTCTGAACCAAGCGATCAACTTCTGCCCTTCAGTAG TGAACTTATCATAATATTCCTGAAGTTTCTATATGACCGAGATCCTGTTGGTCAATTGCTGGAGTTTGATCACAATATTGAAGTTGACTT GGAAAGACAGTTACGAGTTAGAGAATTGGCTCTTTTTGGGGGTTTCTTCGATTCTGAATACCTCAACAGAACATTAGCAAGCGAATTTCAACAGATGGAATATTG TTTCAAGGAGGCTTTGGAGATGCCATTAGCCACGGTTTCCAAAAGAATACTTTGTAAAGATATGTTGCCGCTTTTCCCTATTGAATCTTCAACAAGCTTGAAGTCCTGTATTCCGGCATCAGTCTCATATTTTCAG GAGAATGCACATGTGGTTATGAATCATCGAACTGTCCAAAGTCTTACTGATTATACATCTTTTATTATACCTGATGGGACGATTCCaaacataaaaaattgcatCGGCATATGTAGAGGGATCATGCATGATTTAGACAATATAAAAGATCTTCATCATACTTCACTGGAAGCTGCATTATTACGAGCTCCTGATGGATATGACTGTGCAGATATATCTCTGTACAGA GAAGCACAACTTGTCTTTTTGCTGAATGAAGTAACTTCCACTTCTGAGAGCTCAGGAAATGCTCATATGATGATCATACCATCAGCAGTCCTTCCATTTGTGCGGATTTCAAGATCCTCTTCTCTCAAATCTTGGACTTTTCAGGAACTTCAG GACTCTGTCATAGACCTGCAATTGGAAAATGAAAAGGTTCGAGAAATTCCTCATTCTGTGGTTGCTCCACTCGCTGTTAGTG CATCAAGAGGTGTGGCTTGTGTTTTTGCGGAAAAAAAACGTGCCTTGGTGTATATTCTAGaggaagatgaagatgaagcTACAGATACAGAGTAA